In Bacteroidales bacterium, a single window of DNA contains:
- a CDS encoding PD40 domain-containing protein, translated as MLKRPILLLILILLAPALMSIQARENNFFIRYPSLNSDGSRLAFSYQGDIWVKDLNNASIANRLTIHEGYEGMPHWSPDDSHIAFTSDRYGNEDVFTINTDGSETRRLTYHSTNDRASGWLSENDVAFTTNRAFAQVEREEEIYKVSLDGETPRRILDAVGYTPVLSPNKRFIAFVRGSCRETREDYKGPANKDIWVYDKENDVYHQITTYEGNDFQPRWVGSNTLYFISSRNGKYNIFRINLDNNGQKSGSAVALTDAAENGIRYFDVSSDGSTLAFEKGIDIYIKKETDDRPQKLALNLTRDYRHVPVKHKTYNSNLSDYALSPNGKQTAFVVRGELFLVNNKKEKTRTVRLTEHPYRDFDLDWVNDTTLVFVSDREGQKDIYLLRSSDPEHTNLYQSLKFETLRLTHTEEPEENPTVSPDGNKIAFIRDNGTLITAEIDTEQAELTNTTTLREGWASPGGLTWSPDSKWLAYSLDDLNFNSEVYIHSADNSQGPVNVSMHPKGDYQPFWSPDGSKLGFLSERNNGDRDLWFAWLKTEDWQKTMEDWQEMDDEEEENNKKQEDSVKVEIDLENIHERLEQVTGLPGNESDLLISKDGETFYFVSNRDGWKTYKADEEIYSIKWNGEDMTQLTDDKQGARNLKIDHNSGKLYMLRQGGSLAHLNPKDKALKSVSVNAEMDIQLQEELQEIFQNGWSLLQSRFYDPNFHGQDWEALKEKYKSRALTASTRRDFRDMFNIMLGQVDASHMGLYGSDLAETEDITTGLLGVEVVPYETGAKITHVIPNSPADKSFSKLNEGEIITMVNGKEVAGNNLYQYLINKEKKEIYLEVQDEEGSTRNVIIRPTNSLSREKYREWVEERKKLTEQYSDGQLGYIHVQAMNWNSFERFQRELTASGYGKKGIVIDVRFNGGGWTTDYLMTVLNVQQHAYTIPRGATDDLEKNHEKFREHYPFAERLNLSAWTKPSIAMCNQNSYSNAEIFSHAYKTLDVGTLVGTPTFGAVISTGGSRLIDGSYIRLPFRAWYVKKTDQNMEHGPAVPDVIVNNDPAGKAEGKDEQLKSAVDELLNQIND; from the coding sequence ATGCTTAAAAGACCCATCTTGCTCTTAATACTGATATTACTTGCTCCAGCCTTGATGTCCATTCAGGCCCGGGAGAACAACTTTTTCATTCGTTATCCCTCGTTAAACAGTGATGGTTCCCGGTTAGCTTTCAGCTATCAGGGGGATATCTGGGTAAAAGATCTAAACAACGCGTCCATAGCGAACCGTTTGACCATCCATGAGGGATATGAAGGAATGCCTCACTGGAGCCCGGATGACAGCCACATAGCATTCACCAGTGACCGCTACGGGAATGAAGATGTGTTCACCATCAATACGGACGGAAGTGAAACCCGCCGCCTGACCTACCATTCAACCAACGACCGGGCCTCCGGATGGTTATCGGAAAATGACGTGGCTTTTACCACCAACAGGGCCTTTGCACAGGTAGAGCGGGAAGAAGAGATATACAAAGTATCTCTGGATGGAGAAACACCCCGGCGTATTTTGGATGCTGTAGGATATACACCGGTGCTTTCACCCAACAAAAGGTTCATTGCTTTTGTAAGAGGGTCCTGCCGAGAAACCAGGGAAGATTATAAAGGCCCTGCCAATAAAGATATCTGGGTATATGACAAGGAAAATGATGTGTATCACCAGATAACCACCTATGAGGGAAATGATTTTCAACCCCGTTGGGTAGGCTCCAATACTTTATACTTTATAAGCTCCAGAAATGGGAAATACAATATATTTAGGATCAATCTGGATAACAACGGCCAGAAGTCAGGCAGCGCCGTAGCCCTGACAGATGCAGCGGAAAACGGAATACGTTATTTTGACGTAAGTTCCGATGGCAGCACATTGGCATTTGAAAAAGGGATTGATATTTATATTAAAAAGGAAACAGACGACCGGCCTCAAAAACTGGCCCTGAATCTCACCCGGGACTACAGGCATGTTCCGGTAAAGCACAAAACATACAACAGCAACCTCAGCGATTATGCCCTTTCCCCCAATGGAAAGCAAACGGCTTTTGTCGTAAGGGGCGAACTGTTTCTGGTCAATAACAAGAAAGAGAAAACACGCACAGTCAGGCTAACCGAACATCCCTACCGGGATTTCGACCTCGACTGGGTCAATGACACTACATTGGTTTTTGTTTCCGACCGCGAAGGACAAAAGGATATATACCTGTTGCGCTCTTCGGATCCCGAACATACCAATCTTTATCAAAGTTTAAAATTTGAAACCCTCAGGCTGACCCATACCGAAGAGCCCGAGGAAAACCCTACCGTTTCTCCCGACGGTAATAAAATTGCTTTTATACGGGATAACGGAACCCTCATCACAGCAGAGATCGATACTGAACAGGCAGAGCTCACCAATACAACCACACTCAGGGAAGGATGGGCCTCTCCCGGTGGGCTCACCTGGAGCCCGGACAGCAAATGGCTGGCTTATTCACTGGATGACCTCAATTTCAATTCCGAGGTTTACATTCATTCAGCCGACAACAGCCAGGGTCCCGTAAATGTCAGCATGCATCCCAAAGGGGATTATCAGCCTTTCTGGAGCCCTGACGGAAGCAAGCTGGGCTTCCTTTCGGAAAGGAACAACGGCGACAGAGACCTTTGGTTTGCCTGGCTAAAAACGGAAGACTGGCAAAAAACCATGGAAGACTGGCAGGAAATGGACGATGAAGAGGAAGAGAATAACAAAAAACAAGAAGATTCGGTAAAAGTAGAGATTGACCTGGAAAACATCCACGAACGCCTGGAGCAGGTCACCGGCCTGCCCGGAAACGAGTCCGACCTGTTGATCTCAAAGGACGGAGAAACCTTCTACTTTGTTTCCAACCGGGACGGCTGGAAAACTTACAAAGCCGACGAAGAAATTTACAGCATCAAATGGAATGGAGAAGATATGACCCAGTTGACCGATGACAAGCAGGGAGCCAGAAACCTGAAGATTGACCACAACTCGGGCAAATTATATATGCTCAGACAAGGAGGCAGCCTGGCTCATCTGAATCCAAAGGATAAAGCATTGAAGTCCGTATCAGTGAACGCGGAAATGGATATTCAGTTACAGGAAGAATTGCAGGAAATTTTTCAAAACGGCTGGTCGCTGCTCCAAAGTCGATTCTATGATCCGAATTTCCACGGACAAGATTGGGAAGCACTGAAGGAGAAATACAAATCCAGGGCATTAACCGCATCTACAAGGCGCGATTTCCGGGATATGTTCAACATCATGCTGGGGCAGGTTGATGCCAGTCATATGGGATTATATGGGAGTGATCTTGCAGAAACGGAAGATATCACAACCGGACTGCTTGGTGTTGAAGTTGTACCATATGAAACAGGTGCAAAAATCACACATGTGATTCCCAATTCGCCGGCAGATAAATCATTCAGCAAGCTGAATGAAGGTGAGATCATCACAATGGTTAACGGAAAAGAAGTGGCCGGCAATAACCTGTATCAATATCTGATCAACAAAGAGAAAAAGGAAATATACCTGGAAGTGCAGGATGAAGAGGGAAGCACCAGAAACGTAATCATCCGTCCCACAAACAGCCTGAGCAGGGAGAAATACCGGGAATGGGTTGAGGAACGCAAAAAACTGACAGAACAATACAGTGACGGCCAGCTTGGTTATATCCATGTACAGGCCATGAACTGGAACAGTTTTGAACGATTTCAACGTGAACTCACGGCAAGCGGTTATGGCAAAAAAGGCATTGTGATTGATGTACGGTTCAATGGTGGGGGCTGGACAACCGACTATCTGATGACTGTACTCAATGTACAGCAACATGCCTATACCATACCCAGGGGAGCAACGGATGATCTTGAGAAAAACCATGAAAAATTCAGGGAACATTATCCATTTGCTGAAAGGCTGAACCTTTCGGCATGGACCAAGCCCTCCATTGCCATGTGCAATCAAAACAGTTATTCCAATGCGGAGATCTTTTCCCATGCTTACAAAACACTGGATGTCGGAACGCTGGTGGGAACACCCACGTTCGGTGCCGTTATCTCCACAGGAGGAAGCAGACTGATCGATGGTTCATACATCCGGTTACCCTTCAGGGCCTGGTATGTCAAGAAAACCGATCAAAACATGGAACATGGCCCTGCTGTTCCTGATGTCATTGTTAACAATGATCCCGCCGGCAAGGCTGAGGGAAAGGATGAACAGCTAAAAAGTGCCGTGGATGAATTACTGAACCAGATCAATGACTAA
- the nth gene encoding endonuclease III: MTRKERIDKVMEYFREHHPLAETELNHNDPFELIVAVILSAQCTDKRVNMITPPLLEAFPSPQVMAETHPEEIYEYIKSCTYPNNKAKHLAGMARTLIEEFNGNVPDDVKNLQKLPGVGRKSANVIASVLYNKPAMAVDTHVFRVSERIGLTWKAKNPLQAEKQLIQYIPEDLIPKAHHWLILHGRYICTARNPKCNQCPLTEYCKYYQKYIKQTD, from the coding sequence ATGACGAGAAAAGAACGAATAGATAAGGTGATGGAGTATTTCAGGGAACATCATCCCCTGGCGGAAACCGAGCTGAACCATAATGACCCTTTTGAACTGATTGTAGCTGTGATATTATCTGCCCAGTGCACGGATAAAAGGGTCAATATGATCACGCCTCCCCTTCTTGAGGCATTTCCTTCTCCACAGGTGATGGCAGAAACCCATCCTGAAGAAATTTATGAATACATTAAAAGCTGCACATATCCCAACAACAAGGCCAAACATCTGGCAGGCATGGCCCGGACACTAATTGAAGAATTCAACGGCAATGTTCCGGATGATGTTAAAAACCTGCAAAAACTGCCCGGTGTGGGAAGAAAATCTGCCAACGTCATTGCTTCTGTTCTTTACAACAAGCCTGCCATGGCTGTTGACACCCACGTATTCAGAGTTTCCGAAAGAATTGGCCTGACCTGGAAGGCAAAGAACCCGCTCCAGGCTGAAAAGCAACTGATACAATATATTCCCGAAGATCTGATCCCCAAAGCACACCATTGGCTGATCCTTCACGGAAGGTATATCTGCACGGCGAGAAATCCGAAATGCAACCAATGTCCGCTGACTGAATACTGTAAATATTATCAAAAGTATATTAAACAAACCGATTAA
- a CDS encoding ABC-F family ATP-binding cassette domain-containing protein, with protein sequence MVSYLQVNGLTKAFGDLILFEDLSFGIARDQKTALIAKNGIGKTTLLNILAGKDSPDKGDVIYRNDIRVGYLAQEPQMDPEKTTHEFVFRSSNKMLKAIQEYERAMNSGEPEKISTAFDQMDRLGAWDHEIKVNQILSQLNIEDFNKKIKQLSGGEKKRVALAEVLIHEPDFLILDEPTNHLDLNMIEWLEEYLKNLAFTLLMVTHDRYFLDRICNDILELEGSSLYRYKGNYSYFLRKRKERIHNQEKEVEKAKNQLRKEEDWIKRMPKARGTKAKHRIDNYYRLKDVAAQEREEETMKVDFEASRMGKKIMIVKNLGKNIQNAPLIDGFSYQFERYEKVGLVGPNGSGKTTFLNLIVGEDQPDEGYIEAGETIQIGYYRQEGMSFDEDQRVIDVAQGVADAVTMGDGSVLTAKQFLNYFLFDYDKQYVKVEKLSGGEKRRLYLLTILMKKPNFLILDEPTNDLDIMTLNVLEHYLQQFNGCVLIVSHDRYFMDNIVDHIFVFRGKGEIKDFPGTYTHYRDQIVSSFYNEKPDKSKKKSSGKPKTKKNSSVSYQQRKEYENLEKEIETLEQEKKSLEEEMNSGKLDNDKIMEKSNRLGEVMRLIDEKTDRWLELSEMINN encoded by the coding sequence ATGGTAAGTTACTTACAGGTAAATGGGCTGACCAAGGCTTTTGGGGATCTGATACTGTTTGAAGATCTGTCTTTTGGAATAGCCAGGGACCAAAAGACGGCATTGATTGCGAAAAACGGAATCGGAAAAACAACATTGCTGAATATACTGGCAGGAAAAGATTCGCCTGATAAAGGAGATGTTATCTACCGGAATGATATCAGGGTAGGATATCTGGCCCAGGAACCTCAAATGGATCCTGAAAAGACTACCCATGAGTTTGTCTTCCGCTCTTCAAATAAGATGCTCAAAGCTATTCAGGAGTATGAACGAGCCATGAATAGCGGAGAGCCTGAAAAGATTTCCACTGCTTTTGATCAGATGGATCGTCTGGGTGCCTGGGATCATGAAATAAAGGTCAATCAGATTCTTTCCCAGCTCAATATTGAGGATTTCAACAAGAAAATCAAACAACTTTCAGGCGGCGAAAAGAAAAGAGTGGCACTTGCAGAGGTGCTGATTCATGAACCGGATTTCCTGATCCTTGATGAGCCTACCAATCATCTCGACCTGAATATGATTGAATGGCTGGAGGAATATCTGAAGAATTTAGCTTTTACATTGTTGATGGTAACACACGACCGATATTTCCTCGACCGAATATGCAACGATATTCTTGAGCTTGAAGGTTCATCCCTGTACCGTTATAAAGGAAACTATTCCTATTTTCTCAGAAAAAGAAAAGAACGAATCCACAATCAGGAAAAGGAAGTTGAAAAGGCAAAAAATCAGCTCCGAAAAGAAGAAGACTGGATCAAAAGGATGCCTAAAGCCCGGGGAACAAAAGCCAAACACAGAATCGACAATTATTATCGTTTGAAAGACGTTGCTGCTCAGGAAAGGGAAGAAGAGACCATGAAAGTGGATTTCGAGGCCTCCCGCATGGGCAAGAAGATTATGATTGTTAAAAACCTGGGTAAAAATATTCAGAATGCCCCTTTAATTGATGGCTTCTCCTACCAGTTTGAGCGGTATGAAAAAGTAGGTCTGGTTGGACCCAATGGCAGCGGAAAAACCACTTTCCTGAACCTGATCGTGGGCGAAGACCAACCCGATGAAGGTTATATTGAAGCCGGCGAAACCATTCAAATAGGTTATTACCGGCAGGAGGGCATGTCATTTGACGAAGATCAAAGGGTGATAGATGTCGCCCAGGGAGTGGCTGACGCTGTTACTATGGGCGATGGAAGCGTATTGACCGCCAAACAGTTCCTGAACTACTTTCTTTTTGATTATGACAAACAATATGTGAAGGTGGAAAAGTTAAGTGGCGGAGAAAAACGCCGTTTGTATCTGCTTACCATATTAATGAAGAAGCCCAATTTTCTGATCCTCGACGAGCCTACCAATGATCTGGATATTATGACCTTAAATGTGCTGGAGCACTATCTTCAGCAATTCAACGGGTGTGTACTGATCGTATCGCACGATCGTTATTTTATGGATAACATTGTGGATCATATTTTCGTTTTTAGGGGCAAAGGTGAAATAAAGGATTTTCCGGGCACATACACTCATTACCGCGATCAGATCGTGAGTAGCTTTTACAATGAAAAGCCTGATAAATCAAAGAAAAAATCCAGTGGAAAACCCAAAACAAAAAAGAATAGTTCTGTTTCCTATCAACAGAGGAAAGAATATGAAAATCTGGAAAAAGAGATTGAAACCCTGGAGCAGGAGAAAAAGTCACTGGAAGAAGAGATGAACAGCGGTAAGCTGGATAATGACAAAATTATGGAAAAATCGAACAGGCTGGGTGAGGTGATGCGATTGATCGATGAGAAAACGGACCGCTGGCTTGAATTGAGCGAGATGATCAACAATTAG
- a CDS encoding nucleotidyltransferase domain-containing protein, with product MENRHRIDDLREREKELNCLYRIMQILKDEEKDIDDILKEVVDEIPYGWRFSGICMVKLIYQDRQFTTPHFYETKWYQSAEIVVDEKVMGDIRVYYAENVTEGPESLFLPEEYQLLKNIATQVSLFIFNRRLRYTLNYLSKESSYSEKKELLPHDSDYHWKWRDMMAHVIAQRADFKRFGIKAIYIIGSTQEGTAGAGSDLDLLIHADADERQRELIKAWIDGWSKCLAEVNYERTGYQVKDLIDLHLVTTRELKDKKDSFAAMVGRHENAAKLIREEE from the coding sequence ATGGAAAACCGGCATAGAATTGATGATTTAAGAGAAAGGGAAAAAGAACTGAATTGTCTCTATCGGATCATGCAAATTCTGAAAGATGAGGAAAAGGACATTGACGATATTCTTAAGGAAGTGGTCGATGAGATCCCCTATGGATGGAGATTCTCCGGTATTTGCATGGTGAAATTGATTTATCAGGACAGGCAGTTTACAACACCCCATTTTTATGAGACCAAGTGGTATCAAAGTGCGGAAATCGTTGTGGATGAAAAGGTGATGGGAGATATCAGGGTGTATTATGCCGAGAATGTAACAGAAGGCCCTGAAAGCTTGTTTTTACCCGAGGAATATCAACTGCTGAAAAACATTGCCACCCAGGTATCCTTGTTTATATTTAACAGACGGCTGAGATATACGCTGAACTACCTTAGTAAGGAAAGTTCCTACAGTGAAAAAAAGGAGCTGTTGCCCCATGATTCGGATTATCATTGGAAATGGAGAGACATGATGGCTCATGTAATTGCGCAGCGTGCTGATTTTAAACGATTCGGGATCAAAGCCATTTATATTATAGGAAGTACCCAGGAAGGTACAGCGGGAGCAGGAAGTGATCTTGATTTGCTTATCCATGCCGATGCCGATGAAAGACAGAGAGAATTGATTAAAGCATGGATAGATGGATGGAGCAAATGTCTGGCAGAAGTAAATTATGAGAGAACAGGCTACCAGGTAAAAGATTTAATTGATCTGCATCTTGTCACCACCAGGGAACTGAAAGACAAGAAAGATAGTTTCGCTGCTATGGTGGGGAGACATGAGAATGCTGCCAAACTGATCAGAGAGGAAGAATGA
- a CDS encoding metallophosphoesterase: MMHCFFVSDLHGNTGKYDKLYHLLLRQPPDILFIGGDILPHGFYMKKKKREPEDFIRNQLAERFIKLKEKLGERYPKVFLIMGNDDPRINEESIIKLGSQYQIWDYIHKRHVQYAHYDIYGYAFVPPTPFGLKDWEKYDVSRFVDPGCSHPAQGMRTVKPDYDPEHENIKNDLHALTEEKDLSSAIFLFHSPPYDTSLDRAALDGKMVDYVPMDVHVGSIAIQRFINERQPLLTLHGHIHEASSITGSWSEKMGNTFAFNASYDVKDHLAVVEFELENLRNAKRFIL; the protein is encoded by the coding sequence ATGATGCACTGCTTTTTTGTTTCCGATCTTCATGGAAATACCGGGAAATACGATAAATTATATCATCTTCTGCTTCGCCAGCCACCGGATATTCTTTTTATTGGCGGAGACATTCTGCCACATGGTTTTTATATGAAGAAAAAGAAAAGAGAACCGGAGGATTTTATCCGGAACCAACTGGCAGAAAGGTTTATCAAATTAAAAGAGAAGCTTGGGGAACGATATCCGAAAGTTTTTCTTATTATGGGAAATGATGATCCCAGGATCAATGAGGAAAGCATTATAAAGCTTGGTTCGCAATACCAGATATGGGACTACATCCACAAGCGACATGTGCAGTATGCCCATTATGATATTTATGGCTATGCTTTTGTGCCACCCACACCTTTCGGTTTAAAGGACTGGGAAAAATATGATGTTTCCCGGTTTGTAGACCCAGGGTGCAGCCATCCCGCTCAAGGTATGCGTACGGTAAAACCCGATTATGATCCCGAGCATGAAAATATTAAGAACGACCTGCATGCCTTGACTGAGGAGAAAGATCTTTCCTCTGCGATCTTTTTGTTTCATTCTCCTCCTTATGATACATCTCTGGACCGTGCAGCCCTGGACGGGAAAATGGTCGATTATGTCCCTATGGACGTGCATGTGGGAAGCATTGCCATACAGCGATTTATTAACGAGCGTCAACCCCTGCTGACTTTACACGGCCACATTCACGAGGCTTCTTCTATTACCGGCAGTTGGAGTGAAAAGATGGGCAACACTTTTGCCTTTAACGCCTCCTAC